The Streptomyces sp. NBC_00576 genome contains the following window.
GCGGCACCGTGGAGATCGCCTCCGGCACCGGAGAGCAACCTCGCGTCGTGCACTCGCTGCCGCTGGGCGCCCGCAGGATCACCCGCGACTTGCTTCCCGGCGGCACAGTGCCGTCCCGACGTTGCCTCGCAGAGATCCTGCAGCACCTCCGCCGGTCCCTGGAAGCCGTCCCCGGCCTGCCGCAGGCCGAGCTGGGAGGGCGGGTGCTGGCCAGCTCCAAGACCTTCGAACAGCTCGCCCGGCTCGCCGCCGCCCAGAGCAGGACGCCGCGCACGAAGCGGCGGCTGACGCTGTCCCAAGTGCACACGGCGGTCTCCCTGCTGGCCGACGCGACACCGTCCCACCGTGCCAAGCTGCCGGGCATCTCCCGCCACCGCGCCGAACAGTCCCTGGCGGGAGCCTTGATCGCGCAGGCCCTCATGGAAACCTGCGGGGCCAAAAGCGTCGAGATCTGCCCGTGGTCCACCCGGGAAGGGCTACTGCTCGAACACCTCGGTGTGGCTCCCACCCCGGTCGGCAGCCCCCGCCTCGTCGGCTGAGCCCAACGGACCTGACTCCCGAAGACTTGCCGAGTTCGGCTTCCACCCTCCTGTCGGACTCCTGCCGGACAGGGGCCTTGTCCGGCGTGGGCGTCGCCGACCGGCGACGACGCCTAGCCCCTCGACCAGGATGGCGTCGGCGAGCTCGCGGACGCCATCGCCGAATCCTTCGGCTCGTTCGCGGGCTTCAAGCGCAGCTCACCGAGGCTGCCGCGACCACACAGACATCAGCCACCAGCACAGCTTCCCTGCCGCGCCCGGCGTTGGCGAGCATGCAGGGCAGTCGCATGCTGCGGGACCTACGGCACTTTGAACTCGATCTGGGTGATGGCCGGTCCGTCGCCGGTGACCTGGCCTTCGCTGATGGACTCCGTCCAGGAGCCGTCCTTTTGGAGCTTCGCCAAAACCGTGGGGGAAAGGCTGACCGTGATCTGAATGCCGCCCCCGGAGGACGGGGCACGGTCTATGCGGATGTCATTGCTCATGCCGACGAAGCTACCTCCAACGCGCCGGTCAGCATGGGCTGTTGGCGTTTTACCCGAGGTCGCGAGGTTACGGGCTGATCGGTCCTGTCAACAGGATGTCGGTCGCAGCCCGGCGGTTGCCGCGATCCGCCGAGCCACCGGACGGTGGTCGGAGCGCTACTCCGCGGCGGCGCAGAGGCCCGCACTGAAGTATCGGCAGGGCTCGAGGTGTCGGTCGGCCGGCGTGGGGAGTTCGGCGCTGCCCCTGCACTGGAGAGAAGGCCGCGGGGGATGACGCCGGCGGCGTCGAAACCGGCTGTCACCGTGCCCGCGAGGACCCCGTCGCGCTCTGCGAGAAGCAGGGCTTCGGGGTCCCGGTCGACAAGTCGGGCCACGCCGTCGCGGTCGTCGCCGATGCTGGTTCCCTCGGCGGCCTCGCGCCAGAACCGCAGCACGGTGTTGATGTCCGCGTGGGTGGCAGGGCGGATGTGCAGATCACTCATGGGACGAGCCGAGCAGAGCGGCAGGCGCTCTGGCGAACTCGTTTCCGTGCACGGGCGTGAAGCTTCCGTGCGTGGACGTCCACCGAGTGGTCAGCCCCGGTCCAGCAGCGCCGTAAGGGCCTCCCGCAACACCGCCCCCGGATCCGCCGACGGCCCTTCGGAGCGCCAGGCGACGAACCCGTCGGGGCGGACCAGCACCGCGCCGTCCGTGGTGACGCCGTGGGCCTGCGCCCACTCCACCTCGCTCGCGGACGACAGTTCGACGTCCGGCCCGCTGCCGATCCGGTACGAGGCGAGCGGCACCGACAGCTCTCGCGCGACGTCCGTCGCCGCGTCGTGCCAGCCGCCGGCGGCGCCCGCCGAGCTGAGGAGCACCAGCGAGGTCTCGTACAGGTCGAGAGTGGAGATCCGGGTACCGGCGCGGTTCAGCCACAGGTGCGGAGCCCGGCTCCCGGGCTCACCCGTCAGCCGCACGCCCTCGGGCACGACCGGCACCGCCGGATCAGCGCCCAGGACCGCGCCCCGCGGATAGCGGTAGCCGAGGGCCACGTTGAGGATTCCGCCCTTCCTGCCGCCGGGGCCGCCGGCCCCGGGAGCGGGCGTGTACCCCGGGTGGCTGTGCTCGACCGACCGCGCGGAGGCCCGGGCGCTCGTCGCCTCGGCGACCGGCCGGCGCTCCAAGTCGTACGACGCCAGCAGCCCGGGACCCGCCCAGCCGCCCACCACCGCGGCCAGCTTCCAGGCGAGGTTGTGGGCGTCCTGGATACCGGTGTTGGAGCCGAACGCCCCGGTGGGGGACATCTCGTGGGCCGAGTCGCCGGCGAGGAACACCCGGCGGTCCGCGTACCGTTCGGCGACCCTCTCGGCGGCGTGCCAAGGGGCCCTGCCGGTGATCTCCACATCCAGGTCCGGTACGCCGATCGCCCGCCGGATGTGTTCCCGGCACCGCTCGTCGGTGAACTCCTCCAGCGTCTCGCCGTGTTCGGGGTGCCAGGGCGCGTGGAACACCCAGTGCTCCCGGTTGTCCACCGGCAGCAGAGCCCCGTCGGCGTCCGGGCTGGTCAGGTAGCAGACGATGAAGCGCCGGTCGCCGACCACGTCCGCCAGGCCGTGGGAGGTGAAGGTGATGCTGACGTTGTGGAACAGGTCGCCGGGGCCGTTCTGCCCGATGCCGAGCTGCTCGCGGACGGGGCTTCGCGGGCCGTCGGCCGCGACGAGGTAGTCCGCCCGGATGGTGGTGTGCTCGCCCGTGTCCCGGCTCTTGACCTGCGCGGTCACCCCCTCGGGGACCTGCTCGAACGACATCAGCTCGGTCGAGAACCGCAGATCCCCGCCCAGCGCCCGCGCGCTCTCCAGCAGGACCGGTTCCAGATCGTTCTGGCTGCACAGGCACCAGCCGCTGGGGCTGAACCGGGCGAGCCCGCCGCCGGGGTCGATCTCCTTGAACAGCCACTCGCCCACGTCACCCACCAGGCTCGGCGTCTGCAGGATGCCGTGGTTGTCCGCCAGGACCGACGCCGCCTCCTCGATGCGCCGCTCCACTCCGGCCACCCGGAACAACTCCATGGTGCGCACGTTGTTCCCGCGCCCGCGTGGATGGATCGAGGTACCTGAGTGGCGCTCCACGAGGGTGTGCGGCACCCCCAGGCGACCGAGGAACAGGGAGGTGGACAGGCCCACCAGGGAGCCGCCGACGATCAGGACGGGCGTGTGGTGACCGACTTCGCCGTCGGCCTCTTCAGCGCGGTTCATCGAATGCCTCCAGGTTCTGCCGGTGTCTGCCGGGACGCGGTCAGGGATGGGACGCACCTGCACACTGCGTGCCCGGGGACCGTTTCGCCCGCCGGAGGCACCCAGATGGCGCACGGTTCACCCGCCCGACCCCGTGGGAGTCGCGCACATCGCGACTCGCGTCAACGATCGGCTCATGGCGGCCCCGGTCTTTCGGACCCGGCAGTCGTTCCCTGTTACACAACGAAGGACCTCCACAACGAAGGACTTCCATGACGAAGGACTTCAACGACGAAGAGGAGAGGTGCGCCGGATGACCATCTCGGGACGCATATCGCAGTCGGCGTTCGACGGTTCCAGGCTGCGGGTGATCCTGCTGCTCGACCTGTACGAAGGAGCCCAGCAGCAGTTCCTGGACGCGTACGAACACATGCGCAACCAGGTCGCATCCGTCCCCGGTCACCTCAGTGACCAGCTCTGCCAGTCGATCGAGAACCCCTCGCAGTGGCTCATCACCAGCGAGTGGGAGAGCGCTCCGCCCTTCCTCGCCTGGGTGAACAGCGAGGAGCACGTCGAGACCGTCCGGCCGATGCACTCCTGCGTCCGGGACACCCGGTCGATGCGCTACAGCATCCTCCGGGAGACGACCCCCAACGCGCCGCTCACCCCCGAGTCGGCGGCAGCGGGCATGCAGGTGGCGGCCCGCGTGGGCGACGGTGTCGCACGCCACGCCCTCACCTTCACCGTCAGGCCGGGCTCCGAGTCGAAGGTCGCCGAGATCCTGGCCGGCTACACCTCACCCGAGGCCCAGGTCGACGACACCACCCGGCTGCGCCGCACCTCTCTCTTCATGCACGGCAACAGGGTCGTACGGGCCGTGGAGGTCGAGGGCGACCTCCTCGCGGCACTGCGCCACGTCGCCCGCCAGCCCGAGGTGCGGGCGGTCGAGGAGGCCATCAACCCGTACCTGGAACAGGACCGGGACCTCAGCGACCCCGACTCGGCACGGGTCTTCTTCACCCGGGCCGCGCTCCCGGCCGTCCACCACGTGGTCTCCGGCGAGAAGGCACCCGCCGGACTGCGGCGGCACGCGCTGTACTACCCGGCGAAGGAAGGCCGCGGGATGGAGCTGGCCCGGCTGCTCGCCCACCAGGACGAGGCCGCAGCGGACGACCCGCACAGCCCGGTGTTCGGCAGCACCGTCTTCCAGCGCGATGACATCGTTGTCCGTCTCGTCGACCTCACCGGCGAGCTCGACACCGACCCGATGTCCTCCCTCGGTCTCAAGGGGCCTGGGAAAGCAGCGGAGTTGGAGCGTCTCCTCGACGGCGCGGCGATCGGTGTCGAGGGCTCCCTGGAGGCGGACCGCAACATCAACCGCCTCCTGTCGCACGCCGACATGATGCCCGTCACCGACCGCAGCTCGGCGCGTTCCTGACGGACCGCCGCAGCGCTGTCCGCGCCGCTCCCACTCCGCCCGGACGACGTCCCTGCCACCCCCGGAGGTGTCAACCATGAACAAGCAGCACCCATGCATCGTGGATCTGAGCGAGACAGAACCCAACCGCAGACGCGGCGGCGATCTGCGGGCCATGCTCACGCCCGCCACGGTGGGTTCCACCAGCGGCTTCATGGGTCTGGCGATCGTCCAGCCCGGCGAGCGCATCGGCGAGCACTACCACCCGTACTCCGAGGAGTTCGTGTACGTCGTCGCCGGAGCCCTCGAAGTGGACCTGGACGGCGAGACGCACGCCCTCAGGCCCGACCAGGGGCTCCTGATCCCGATCGACGTACGCCACCGCTTCCGCAACGTCGGTGACGTGGAAGCCCGCATGGTCTTCCACCTGGGTCCGCTCGCCCCGCGCCCCAGCCTCGGTCACGTCGACACGGAGGTCACCGAAACCGCCGTACCCGGCACGGAGTTCGCCGTCGGCGGGCCGGACGGGCTCGCTCCGGACCACGGACAGCCGTCCGAGCGAAGCGAGGCCATACGGTGACCCGGCGGGTGGCTGTCACCGGTATCGGTGTGGTCGCTCCCGGCGGGACCGGCGCCACGGCGTTCTGGGACCTCCTCGCCGGCGGCCGTACCGCGACCCGGGGCATCACGCTGTTCGATCCGGCGGGCCTGCGTTCGCGCATCGCCGCCGAATGCGACTTCGACCCGTTCGCGCACGGCCTGGACCCGGACGTGAGCCAATACGCCGACCGCTACATCCAGTTCGCCATGGTCGCCGCCGCCGAAGCCGTCGGCGACTCCGGCCTCGACACCGGCACACAGGACCCCTGGCGCGTCGCGGTCTCCCTGGGCAGCGCCGTCGGCGGCACCACCCGCCTCGAACACGACTACGTCAAGGTCAGCGAGGGCGGGCAGCGGTGGGACGTGGACCACCGCGGCGCCGACCCGCAACTTCACCGGGCGTTCTCGCCGAGCACCCTCGCCTCGGTCGTCGCCGAGCAGTTCGGCGCGCAGGGCCCGGTGCAGACCGTCTCCACCGGCTGCACCTCCGGAATCGACGCGGTCGGCTACGCCTTCCACACCATCGAGGAGGGCCGCGCCGACATCTGCATCGCCGGGGCGGCGGACTCGCCGATATCGCCGATCACCATGGCCTGCTTCGACGCCATCAAGGCGACGTCGGACAACAACGACGACCCCGAACACGCCTCCAAGCCCTTCGACGCCCGCCGCAACGGCTTCGTGATGGGCGAGGGCGCGGCGGTGCTCGTCTTGGAGGAGTACGAGCACGCCCGGGCGCGCGGCGCACACATCTACTGCGAGATCGGCGGCTACGCCACCTACGGCAACGCCTACCACATGACCGGTCTGACCTGCGAGGGGCTGGAGATGGCCCGGGCGATCGACTCCACGCTCGACCAGGCCCGCCTCGATCCCACGCTGATCGACTACGTCAACGCGCACGGCTCGGGCACCAAACAGAACGACCGGCACGAGACGGCCGCCGTGAAGCGGTCCCTGGGCCCCCACGCCTACGACACACCCATGAGCTCCATCAAATCCATGGTGGGGCACTCGCTCGGCGCGATCGGCGCGATCGAGATCGTCGCGTGCGTCCTGGCCCTGAAGCACCAGGTCGTGCCGCCGACGGCGAACTACGAGACACCCGACCCCGAGTGCGACCTGGACTACGTGCCGCGCACCGCGCGCCAGCGGGAGCTCAGGAACGTGCTCTCCGTCGGCAGCGGATTCGGCGGCTTCCAGTCGGCCGTACTGCTGACCGGGCCGGGAGGGAGGATCCGATGAAGACTCGGCAAACGCAGCCCAGACAGCGCACTGGGCGCACACCGCGCGCGGCCATCACCGGGATCGGTGTGATCGCGCCCAACGGCCTGCGGGCCGACTCCTACTGGAAGGCCGTCGGCGAAGGCCTCGTCGTCCTGGACGGGATCACCCGTGAGGGCTGCGGACACCTGCCGCTCCGCGTCGCGGGCGAGGTCCGGGGCTTCGACGCCGCGGGCCTCATCGAGGAGCGTTTCCTCGTCCAGACCGACCGGTTCAGCCACTTCGCCATGGCCGCCGCCGCACTCGCCCTCGACGACGCCGGAATCGCCCGGGGCGAGCCCGCCGAACCGTACGACATCGGTGTGGTCACCGCTGCCGGGTCCGGCGGCGGTGAGTTCGGGCAGCGCGAGCTCCAGAAGCTGTGGGGCCAGGGATCGCGGTACGTCGGCCCGTACCAGTCCATCGCCTGGTTCTACGCCGCCAGCACCGGCCAGATCTCCATCCGCGGCGGCTTCAAGGGCCCGTGCGGGGTGGTCGCCAGCGACGAGGCCGGCGGTCTGGACGCCGTCGCCCACGCCGCCCGGGCGGTCCGGCGCGGAACCGGCGCGGTCGTCGTCGGCGGCGCGGAGGCACCCCTCGCCCCGTACTCGATGGTCTGCCAGCTCGGATACGCCGAACTCAGCACCGTCGAGGACCCGGCCCGCGCCTACCGCCCCTTCACTGCGGGAGCCTGCGGTTTCGTGCCCGCCGAGGGCGGCGCCATGCTCGTCGTCGAGGACGAGAACCGCGCCCGTGAGCGGGGGGCGGCCGTCCGGGCCACCCTCGCCGGCCACGCTGCCACCTTCACCGGCGCCTCCCGCTGGGAGCGGTCCCGTGAGGGGCTCGCCCACGCGATCAGGGGCGCCCTCGACGAGGCCGGATGCGCCCCGGAGGAGATCGACGTCGTGTTCGCGGACGCCCTGGGAGTGCCGGAGGCGGACCGCGCGGAAGCGCTGGCCATCACCGACGCCCTCGGGGAACACGGCGCCAAGGTCCCCGTCACGGCGCCCAAGACCGGCATCGGGCGCGCCTACTGCGGGGCGCCCGTGCTGGACATCGCCGCCGCGGTGCTCGCCATGGAGCACCGCCTGATCCCACCCACCCCCAACGTGTTCGACATCTGCCACGACCTCGACCTGGTGATGTCCCGCGCTCGCCCCGCCGAGCCGCGCACGGCCCTGGTCCTCAGCCGGGGACTGATGGGCTCCAACGCGGCGCTGGTAGTGCGCCGCGGAGACGACTCCGCCCGATGACCACCGGGCGGGAAGGAGACACCCGCATGCTCACCACCCAAGTGACCTACGACGAACTGGCCGCCCTCATGAAGAGGGGCGCCGGAGTCACCGTCGACCCCCGGGAACTGGAGCGGGCCTCGGACACCCCCTTCGGGACCCTCGGCCTCGACTCGCTCGGCCTGCTCGGCATCGTCGGCGAGCTGGAGAACCAGTACGGCCGCTCGCTGCCCCCCGACTCGGAGCGCTGCAGGACGCCCCAGGAGTTCCTCGACCTCATCAACAACACCCTCAAGGCTGGAGCCTGAAGTGGCCGGACACACCGAGAACAGCATCACCGTCGACGCCCCCCTCGACCTCGTCTGGGACATCACCAACGACATCGAGAACTGGCCCCGGCTCTTCACCGAGTACTCCTCCCTCGAAGTGCTCTCCCGCGAGGGCGACACGACGGCCTTCCGGCTGACCATGTACCCGGACGACAACGGCAAGGTGTGGAGCTGGG
Protein-coding sequences here:
- a CDS encoding Ppx/GppA phosphatase family protein, with translation MRQAGVLDVGCHSALLTVVRRRPGTVLEPVFSRKVRLRLHETLDRKGRLDKVGMKSVERAVAEAVAADSRPRGPEVFAFATSVIRDAPNRDEIIARVARTTGTRLRMLTGEEEARLAYVAARQWAGPMAGQLLVLDIGGGTVEIASGTGEQPRVVHSLPLGARRITRDLLPGGTVPSRRCLAEILQHLRRSLEAVPGLPQAELGGRVLASSKTFEQLARLAAAQSRTPRTKRRLTLSQVHTAVSLLADATPSHRAKLPGISRHRAEQSLAGALIAQALMETCGAKSVEICPWSTREGLLLEHLGVAPTPVGSPRLVG
- a CDS encoding FAD-dependent oxidoreductase, yielding MNRAEEADGEVGHHTPVLIVGGSLVGLSTSLFLGRLGVPHTLVERHSGTSIHPRGRGNNVRTMELFRVAGVERRIEEAASVLADNHGILQTPSLVGDVGEWLFKEIDPGGGLARFSPSGWCLCSQNDLEPVLLESARALGGDLRFSTELMSFEQVPEGVTAQVKSRDTGEHTTIRADYLVAADGPRSPVREQLGIGQNGPGDLFHNVSITFTSHGLADVVGDRRFIVCYLTSPDADGALLPVDNREHWVFHAPWHPEHGETLEEFTDERCREHIRRAIGVPDLDVEITGRAPWHAAERVAERYADRRVFLAGDSAHEMSPTGAFGSNTGIQDAHNLAWKLAAVVGGWAGPGLLASYDLERRPVAEATSARASARSVEHSHPGYTPAPGAGGPGGRKGGILNVALGYRYPRGAVLGADPAVPVVPEGVRLTGEPGSRAPHLWLNRAGTRISTLDLYETSLVLLSSAGAAGGWHDAATDVARELSVPLASYRIGSGPDVELSSASEVEWAQAHGVTTDGAVLVRPDGFVAWRSEGPSADPGAVLREALTALLDRG
- a CDS encoding SchA/CurD-like domain-containing protein gives rise to the protein MTISGRISQSAFDGSRLRVILLLDLYEGAQQQFLDAYEHMRNQVASVPGHLSDQLCQSIENPSQWLITSEWESAPPFLAWVNSEEHVETVRPMHSCVRDTRSMRYSILRETTPNAPLTPESAAAGMQVAARVGDGVARHALTFTVRPGSESKVAEILAGYTSPEAQVDDTTRLRRTSLFMHGNRVVRAVEVEGDLLAALRHVARQPEVRAVEEAINPYLEQDRDLSDPDSARVFFTRAALPAVHHVVSGEKAPAGLRRHALYYPAKEGRGMELARLLAHQDEAAADDPHSPVFGSTVFQRDDIVVRLVDLTGELDTDPMSSLGLKGPGKAAELERLLDGAAIGVEGSLEADRNINRLLSHADMMPVTDRSSARS
- a CDS encoding cupin domain-containing protein, which codes for MNKQHPCIVDLSETEPNRRRGGDLRAMLTPATVGSTSGFMGLAIVQPGERIGEHYHPYSEEFVYVVAGALEVDLDGETHALRPDQGLLIPIDVRHRFRNVGDVEARMVFHLGPLAPRPSLGHVDTEVTETAVPGTEFAVGGPDGLAPDHGQPSERSEAIR
- a CDS encoding beta-ketoacyl-[acyl-carrier-protein] synthase family protein; the encoded protein is MTRRVAVTGIGVVAPGGTGATAFWDLLAGGRTATRGITLFDPAGLRSRIAAECDFDPFAHGLDPDVSQYADRYIQFAMVAAAEAVGDSGLDTGTQDPWRVAVSLGSAVGGTTRLEHDYVKVSEGGQRWDVDHRGADPQLHRAFSPSTLASVVAEQFGAQGPVQTVSTGCTSGIDAVGYAFHTIEEGRADICIAGAADSPISPITMACFDAIKATSDNNDDPEHASKPFDARRNGFVMGEGAAVLVLEEYEHARARGAHIYCEIGGYATYGNAYHMTGLTCEGLEMARAIDSTLDQARLDPTLIDYVNAHGSGTKQNDRHETAAVKRSLGPHAYDTPMSSIKSMVGHSLGAIGAIEIVACVLALKHQVVPPTANYETPDPECDLDYVPRTARQRELRNVLSVGSGFGGFQSAVLLTGPGGRIR
- a CDS encoding ketosynthase chain-length factor; the encoded protein is MKTRQTQPRQRTGRTPRAAITGIGVIAPNGLRADSYWKAVGEGLVVLDGITREGCGHLPLRVAGEVRGFDAAGLIEERFLVQTDRFSHFAMAAAALALDDAGIARGEPAEPYDIGVVTAAGSGGGEFGQRELQKLWGQGSRYVGPYQSIAWFYAASTGQISIRGGFKGPCGVVASDEAGGLDAVAHAARAVRRGTGAVVVGGAEAPLAPYSMVCQLGYAELSTVEDPARAYRPFTAGACGFVPAEGGAMLVVEDENRARERGAAVRATLAGHAATFTGASRWERSREGLAHAIRGALDEAGCAPEEIDVVFADALGVPEADRAEALAITDALGEHGAKVPVTAPKTGIGRAYCGAPVLDIAAAVLAMEHRLIPPTPNVFDICHDLDLVMSRARPAEPRTALVLSRGLMGSNAALVVRRGDDSAR
- a CDS encoding phosphopantetheine-binding protein gives rise to the protein MLTTQVTYDELAALMKRGAGVTVDPRELERASDTPFGTLGLDSLGLLGIVGELENQYGRSLPPDSERCRTPQEFLDLINNTLKAGA